A single genomic interval of Phocoena sinus isolate mPhoSin1 chromosome 15, mPhoSin1.pri, whole genome shotgun sequence harbors:
- the INSM1 gene encoding insulinoma-associated protein 1 — translation MPRGFLVKRSKKSTPVSYRVRGGEDGDRALLLSPGCGGARAEPPAPSPGPGPLPPPPAERAHATLAAALACAPGPPPPPPGPRAAHFGNPEAAHPAPLYSPTRPVSREHEKHKYFERSFNLGSPVSAESFPTPAALLVGGGGGGGGGANGAGGGGTCGGDPLLFAPAELKMGTAFSAGAEAARGPGPGPPLPPAASLRPPGKRPAPSAAEPPAKVAKAPGAKKPKAIRKLHFEDEVTTSPVLGLKIKEGPVEAPRGRAGSAARPLGEFICQLCKEEYADPFALAQHKCSRIVRVEYRCPECAKVFSCPANLASHRRWHKPRPAPAAARASEPETAARAEVREATGGGSDRDTPSPGGVSESGSEDGLYECHHCAKKFRRQAYLRKHLLAHHQALQAKGAPPAPPAEDLLALYPGPDEKAPQEAAGDGEAAGVLGLSASAECHLCPVCGETFPSKGAQERHLRLLHAAQVFPCKYCPATFYSSPGLTRHINKCHPSENRQVILLQVPVRPAC, via the coding sequence ATGCCCCGCGGCTTTCTGGTGAAGCGCAGCAAGAAGTCCACGCCCGTGTCCTACCGGGTCCGCGGCGGCGAGGACGGCGACCGCGCGCTGCTGCTCTCGCCGGGCTGCGGGGGCGCCCGCGCCGAGCCCCCGGCGCCGAGCCCCGGGCCGGGCCCtctgccgccgccgcccgccgagCGCGCCCATGCGACGCTCGCCGCCGCGCTCGCCTGCGCGCCGGGCCCGCCGCCACCCCCGCCGGGGCCGCGGGCCGCGCACTTCGGCAACCCTGAGGCCGCGCACCCCGCGCCGCTCTACAGCCCCACGCGGCCCGTGAGCCGCGAGCACGAGAAGCACAAGTACTTCGAGCGCAGCTTCAACCTCGGCTCGCCCGTCTCGGCCGAGTCCTTCCCCACGCCCGCCGCGCTGCTCGttggaggcggcggcggcggcggcggcggggccaatggcgcgggcggcggcggcacCTGCGGCGGCGACCCGTTGCTCTTCGCGCCCGCCGAGCTCAAGATGGGCACGGCGTTCTCGGCAGGCGCCGAGGCGGCCCGCGGCCCGGGGCCCGGCCCCCCGCTACCCCCAGCCGCCTCCCTGCGGCCCCCAGGCAAGCGACCCGCGCCCTCCGCCGCCGAGCCTCCCGCCAAGGTAGCCAAAGCCCCAGGCGCCAAGAAGCCCAAAGCCATCCGCAAGCTGCACTTCGAGGACGAGGTGACCACGTCGCCCGTGCTGGGGCTCAAGATCAAGGAAGGCCCGGTGGAGGCGCCGCGGGGCCGCGCGGGGAGCGCGGCGCGGCCGCTGGGCGAGTTCATCTGCCAGCTCTGCAAGGAGGAGTACGCCGACCCGTTTGCGCTGGCGCAGCACAAGTGCTCGCGCATCGTGCGCGTGGAGTACCGCTGCCCCGAGTGCGCCAAGGTCTTCAGCTGCCCGGCCAACCTGGCCTCGCACCGCCGCTGGCACAAACCGCGGCCTgcgcccgccgccgcccgcgcgtCCGAGCCCGAAACCGCTGCCAGGGCTGAGGTGCGGGAGGCGACGGGCGGCGGCAGCGACCGCGACACGCCGAGCCCCGGCGGCGTGTCCGAGTCGGGCTCGGAGGACGGGCTCTACGAGTGCCACCACTGCGCCAAGAAGTTCCGCCGCCAGGCCTATCTGCGCAAGCACCTGCTGGCGCACCACCAGGCGCTGCAGGCCAAGGGCGCGCCGCCGGCGCCCCCCGCCGAGGACCTACTGGCCTTGTACCCCGGGCCCGACGAGAAGGCGCCCCAGGAGGCGGCCGGCGACGGCGAGGCGGCCGGCGTGCTGGGCCTGAGTGCGTCCGCCGAGTGCCACCTGTGCCCAGTGTGCGGGGAGACGTTCCCCAGCAAGGGCGCCCAGGAGCGCCACCTGCGCCTGCTGCACGCCGCCCAGGTGTTCCCCTGCAAGTACTGCCCGGCCACCTTCTACAGCTCGCCCGGCCTCACGCGGCACATCAACAAGTGCCACCCATCCGAGAACAGACAAGTGATCCTCCTGCAGGTGCCCGTGCGTCCGGCCTGCTAG